CGTCCTGGCCGTCTCCGCGCTGCCGGGCAGCGGGCCCAGCGGGCCACAGGTGCCCGAGGCGGGGGCCGGTGGCCGGGCGCCCTCGCCGACATGGCCGAACGTCAGCTCCACGCCCGCGCCGCACGGCCGCAGGCCCACCTGGACCGGGTCGTGGCCGGGGATCCGGAAGTGCCGCACCGTCCGCGCCGGGGTGCCGCCGAGCCGCCAGCCGTCACCGGCCGAGAACGGGTCGGCCCACACATCCGTGCGGGCCGGACCGGGAGAGTGCTGCCGCAACAGCGCCGCGGCCGCGTACACCTCCTCCGGGACCCCGTCCGGGACCAGCCCGTCCACCTCGCGCTCCACCAGGCCGGTGTCCAGCTCGCCCGCCACCACGGCCGGGTGGCCGAGCAGCCGGCGCAGGAAGCCCGCGTTGGTCGGGACGCCGAGGACCACCGTGTCCGCGAGCGCCGCCCGCAGCCGGCGCAGCGCCGTCGCCCGGTCGGGGCCGTACGCGATCACCTTCGACAGCATCGGGTCGTACAGGCTGCCGACCTCGCCGCCCTCGGCGAGCCCCGAGTCCGTCCGCACCCCGCCGCCCTGCGGCTCGTGCAGCGCCAGTACCGCCCCGCCCGAGGGCAGGAAGCCGCGGGCCGGGTCCTCGGCACAGATCCGGGCCTCGACCGCGTGCCCGGTGAGGGTGATGTCCTGCTGGGCGTACGGGAGTTGCTCGCCGGATGCGACCCGCAGCTGCCACTCCACCAGGTCGAGGCCGGTGATCAGCTCGGTCACCGGGTGCTCGACCTGGAGGCGGGTGTTCATCTCCATGAAGTAGTACGAGGCCGGGTCGTTGCCCGGGACGATGAACTCCACCGTCCCCGCGCCCACATACCCGCAGGAGCGGGCGGCCTGCACGGCCGCCTCGCCCATGGCCGCGCGCGTCTTCTCGTCGAGCAGGACCGACGGCGCCTCCTCGATGATCTTCTGGTGGCGGCGCTGGAGCGAGCACTCGCGCTCGCCGAGGTGCACCACATGGCCGTGGCCGTCCGCCAGCACCTGGATCTCGATGTGGCGCGGCCGGTCGATCCACCGCTCCACGAGCAGGGTGTCGTCGCCGAACGAGGCGCGCGCCTCGCGCCGGGCGGCGGCGATCTCGTCGGACAGCAGCGCCGCGTCGCGCACCAGCCGCATGCCCTTGCCGCCGCCGCCCGCGGAGGGCTTCAGCAGGACCGGCATGCCGATCTCATGGGCGGCGTCCGCCAGTTGGCCGTCGGTCAGCTCGCTGCCCGTGGAGCCCGGCACCACCGGGACACCGGCCGTGGAGACCGTCTCCTTGGCCCGGATCTTGTCGCCCATCAGCGAGATGGCGGCGGCGGGCGGCCCGATGAAGGCCAGTCCCGCGTCCGCGCACGCCCGCGCGAAGCCCGCGTTCTCGGCGAGGAAGCCGTAACCGGGGTGGACGGCCTGAGCGCCCGTGCGGCGGGCCGCCTCCAGGAGCCGGTCCGCGCTCAGGTAGCTCTCGGCGGCCGGTGCCGGACCGATCCGTACCGCCGTGTCGGCCTCCCGTACGTGCCGGGCGTCCGCGTCCGCGTCGCTGAAGACGGCGACGGAACGCACGCCCAGCTCGCGCAGGGTCCGGATGACCCGGACCGCGATCTCGCCGCGGTTGGCGACGAGAACCGTGTCGAACATCGTCATCAGTTCCTCACATCCGGAAGACGCCGAAGCCGGCGTCGCCCAACGGGGCGTTGGCGCACGCGGTCAGGGCGAGCCCCAGCACCTGCCGGGTCTCCATCGGGTCGATCACGCCGTCGTCCCAGAGCCGGGCGGTGGCGTAGTACGCGTTGCCCTGGGTCTCGTACTGCTCGCGGATCGGGGCCTTGAACGACTCCTCGTCCTCGGCGCTCCAGTCGTCGCCCAGCTGGTCGCGCTTGACCGTGGCGAGGACGGACGCGGCCTGCTCGCCGCCCATGACGGAGATCTTCGCGTTGGGCCACATCCACAGGAAGCGGGGGGAGTAGGCCCGGCCGCACATCGAGTAGTTGCCCGCGCCGTAGGAACCGCCGACCACCACGGTCAGCTTCGGTACGCGCGTGCAGGCGACGGCGGTGACCATCTTGGCGCCGTGCTTGGCGATGCCGCCCGCCTCGTAGTCGCGGCCGACCATGAAGCCCGAGATGTTCTGCAGGAAGACCAGCGGGATGCCGCGCTGGTCGCACAGCTCGATGAAGTGCGCGCCCTTCTGGGCGGACTCGGAGAACAGGATGCCGTTGTTCGCGACGATGCCGACCGGGTGGCCGTGGATGTGCGCGAAACCGGTGATCAGCGTCGTGCCGTACTCGGCCTTGAACTCGGCGAAGCGCGATCCGTCGACGACCCGGGCGATCACCTCCCGTACGTCGTAGGGCGTGCGCGAGTCGACCGGCACCGCCCCGTACAGACCGGCGGGGTCCACCTTCGGCTCGTCGACCTGCTGTACGGACCACGGCAGCGCGCCCCGGTCCGGCAGCGTGGCCACGATGTTCCGCACGATGCGCAGCGCGTGCGCGTCGTCCTCCGCGAGATGGTCGGTGACCCCCGACGTACGGGAGTGGACCTCGCCGCCGCCCAGCTCCTCGGCGGTGACGACCTCGCCGGTCGCGGCCTTCACGAGCGGCGGTCCGCCCAGGAAGATCGTCCCCTGGTTGCGGACGATGACGGCCTCGTCGCTCATCGCGGGGACGTACGCGCCCCCGGCGGTGCAGGACCCCAGCACCGCCGCGATCTGCGGGATGCCGGCCCCGGACATCCGGGCCTGGTTGTAGAAGATCCGCCCGAAGTGCTCCCGGTCCGGGAACACCTCGTCCTGCATCGGCAGGAAGGCGCCGCCCGAGTCCACCAGGTACAGACACGGCAGCCGGTTCTCCAGCGCCACCTCCTGGGCCCGCAGGTGCTTCTTCACGGTCATCGGGTAGTACGTGCCGCCCTTGACGGTCGCGTCATTGGCGACGATCACGCACTCCCGGCCGCTGACCCGGCCGATCCCGGCGATCACCCCGGCGGCCGGTGCGGCGCCCCCGTACAGCCCCTCGGCCGCCAGTGGGGCCAGCTCCAGGAAGGGCGAGCCCGGATCGAGCAGGGTGTCCACCCGCTCCCGGGGCAGCAGCTTGCCGCGTGCCACATGCCGGGCGCGGGCCTTCTCACCCCCGCCGAGCCTGGCCGTGGCGAGCCGCTTGCGCAGCTCGTCGGTGAGCGCGTGATGCGCCGCCTCGTTGGCCTGCCAGGCCTCCGAGGCGGGATCGGCCGCGCTCGCCAGCACCGGTGCCTGCTGCATCCTGTCGAGCCCCCTTGCCCGTACCGCAGTGTGACCACCTCGTCCGCGATCGGTAGCGGGAGAGGCTGTTAGTGAGCGTTAACGTCCTCCACAGGTTAACGACCGCTAACGCGCCTGTCTAGAATGACTCGTCATGAGCACCCATGCCGCCGCCCGCGTCGCGGCACCCACCCGCCGCGAGCAGATCCTCAAGGAGGCCGCCCGCCTCTTCGCCGAGCGCGGCTTCCACGGCGTCGGCGTCGACGAGATAGGCGCCGCCGTCGGAATCAGCGGCCCCGGCCTCTACCGGCACTTCCCCGGCAAGGACGCGATGCTCGCCGAGCTGCTCGTCGGCATCAGCGAGCGGCTGCTGGCCGGCGGGCAGCAGCGGGTCTCCGAGGACGCCTCAGGCGACGGTTCCCCCGAGGCGCTCCTGGACGCGCTCATCGAGGGCCACATCGACTTCGCCCTCGACGACCGCCCCCTGATCACCCTGCACGACCGCGAGCTGGACCGCCTGCGGGACACCGACCGCAAGCGGGTGCGCCGGCTCCAGCGCGAGTACGTCGAGGTGTGGGTGACCGTCGTCCGCGACCTCTACCCGGACCTCCCCGAGCACGAGGCCCGCGCGGCGGTCCACGCCGTCTTCGGCCTGCTGAACTCCACGCCCCACCTCGGCCGCCCCGGCGCGCTGCCCGGCCGCACGGACACGGCGGCCCTGCTGCACCGCCTGGCGCGGGGCGCCTTCGCCGCGGCGGGGGCCCGGGAAGAGGGCTGAGCGCCTCCGGTCAGGAGCCGGCGGCCTCCCTTGCCGACACGGTGACCCGCGCCACCCGCATCGGGTGCCCGGCCTCGGTCGCGGGGCCCGCGGTGGCACCGTCCGCCGAAGGCAGCCCGCCGCCCATCGCCACGTTCAGGATCAGGAACTGGCCCCGCTTCAGCGCCCGGTCCCAGGTGGCCGCGTCCATGGCGGACGCCTTCACCCGGTGGTACACCCGGCCGTCCAGATACCAGCGCAGCTCCTCCGCGCCGGGCGCGGTGTCGAGCTCCACGGCGTACGAGTGGAACGCGCCGCGGCAGCCGGAGCACTTCTGCCGGGGCGAGGTGAGCCCCATCGGCTCCTTGCAGGGCCCGCCGTCCGCCGTGCCGCAGTGCAGGGTGCCGAAGACGGCGTCCCGGCCGTTGACCGACTCCATGACGTCGATCTCGCCGATGGCCGGCCAGCCCGTGTAGCCGTCGCGCAGCCCGGCCCCCAGGGTCCAGAAGGCCGGCCAGTAGCCGCCCGCCTTCGCGCCCGTGACCTCCGGCAGGGCGATCGACGCCTCGATCCGCAGGACGCCACCGGGCGGCGGTGCGAAGTCGGAGCGCCGGGACTCGATGCGGCCCGAGTACCACGTGCCCCCGCGGCGCGTGGGCACGATCTCCAGGGCCCCCTTGCCGTCCAGCCGGACGTTGTCCGTCGAGTCCGTCATCGTCTCGATCTCCCCGGTGCCCCACTGCGGGGCCGGGCAGCCCGGGTAGCAGGTGCCGCGGTCGTACAGCCAGCGGGAGGCGGCGGGCCGGCTGCCCGCCGGGCCGTCGAAGTCCTCGCGCAGCAGCTCGGTCCAGCCGTGCGCGGCCGGTGCGCCGGTGCTCATGAGCAGCCGTTCGAGCCGGGGGGCCAGCACCACGGCCGCCACATCGGTCAGATGGGCGTCGTCCCGGTAGAGCAGGATCCGGTCCAGGACCGCCGGGCAGGTCGGGCCCGTGGCCGGGCACAGCACCGCGTTCACCTGCACGTTCCGTACGCCCGGGAGCCCGCCGGCCGCGACCTTCTCCGCCAGCGGATCGGGCCACCGGGCCGTGTCCCGGTCGAAGGCGCAGGTCTCCGGGTCCGTGAGATGGCCCGAGACGCACGCGGGGATGTCCGTACCCGGCACCGGGGTGTCCTCGATGTGGACGATCGGCACCCCGAGCGCCCGCAGCGGCTTCAGCGTCCGCTCCCAGCCCCTGAGCAGCAGGCGCTGGTCGTCGGTGTAGCGGTTGAGCGAGGAGATCACGATCATGCGGGGCTTCGGGCCCTTCGCCAGCCGCGCCAGGCTGTCGGCCCGCCAGGTGTCGCACTCGTGGTACGTACGCCCCAACTGCGGGTTCACCACGGACAGTTCCGGCAGCGGGCAGCCCTGCTTCACCAGCTCCTGAAGGGCCCAGCCGCGCTTCGCCGCCAGGCTGAGCACCGGGGAGAACCACTGTCCGGCGTGCGAGTCGCCGAGCAGGACGATCCGGTCGGGACTGTCCACCGCCCCGAACAGGCAGGGCGGGCTGCTGGTCACCGCCGGCGCCACCTCGCAGGCCCCGTCCGGCGGGAAGCTCTTGCGGGCCTGGACCGGACTCGGTACCACGGGGCCGTCGTTCGCCGGAGTCCTGGTCCGGGTCAGCAGCGAGGGGCCGGTAGCCGCCCCCGGCGGGAGGCCCTTCACGTCCACCGGGGCGGACGGGCCCAGCAGTTGCAGCGTCGTCGTGCCCACCACGAGTGCCAGGACCACCGGAATGACGACGGCGGCGACGCCCAACGACAGTCCGCGCCGGGGGAGTTCGGAGAGCGTACGGCTGTGGCGCAGCGGGCGCTCGACCCAGTGCATGGTGGCCAGGGCGGGCAGCACCGAGGCCAGTGTCAGGGCTGTCCTGGCCGGCCAGTCCAGGGTGCCGAACCGGGCCTCGGCGAGGACGAGCACCGGCCAGTGCCAGAGGTACAGCGTGTAGGAGAGCCGCCCGACCGCCCGGGGGCCCCGAAGCCCCAGCAGCCGTCCCACTCCGTAGCGGGCCGGCCCGTCCGGGCGCCGGCCGGGGATTCCGGCCAGGATCACCGCGGCCGTCGCCAGGGTCGGGACGAGCGCCGCGTATCCGGGATACGGCGTGCCGGAGTCGTACCGCAGCACGCACCACACGAGGGCCGCCGCCCCCGCCCATCCGCACACCAGCCGCAGGGCGCGCGGCCCGCGCAGCAGATGCCACGGCAGCAGCGCCAGCAGGGCGCCGACGCCGAACTGCCAGACACGCGAGGGCGTTCCGAGGTACGCCAGCGAGACGGAGTCGCCCGTCCAGTACAGCGAGAGGGCGAGAGTGGTGAGCGTCAGTACGGCGGTGGCAGCGACCGCTGCCGGCCGCAGGGCGCGTCCCCGGCGGGCAGCGCGCGCGGTGAGGAGGGCGAGGGCGGCCAGCAGCGGGGCCCAGCAGAGATAGAACTGCTCCTCCACCGCCAGCGACCAGAAGTGCAGCAGCGGGCTCTCGCCCTGCCCGGCGGCCAGGTAGTCGGTGCGCTGCTGGACGAAACGCCAGTTGGCGACGGACAGCGCCGCCGCCACGACGTCGTTCTCCAGGTCGGTGCGGCGCAGCGGTACGGTCAGCCAGGCCCCGGCCACCGCGACCGCGACGAGCACCACGGCGGCCGAGGGCAGCAGCCGGCGGGCCCGGCGGGAGAAGAACTCACCGAGCCGGATCCGGCCGGTGGTGACGGCCTCCCGCACCAGCAGCCCGGTGATCAGATAGCCGGAGATGACGAAGAAGACGTCCACGCCGATGAATCCGCCGGCGAGCCCCGGCACGGAAGCGTGGAAGGCGAGGACCGAGAGGACCGCGAACGCGCGCAGCCCCTCGATGTCGGGACGGAAGGGGAGGCGGCGGGAACCCGTGGTGCCGGGACCGCCTGATGACGGGCGGGGGACGGCGCTGCCGCCGGTCCGCGGACCGGAGGGGGCGAGGGTGGGCATCGCTACGAGGA
This genomic interval from Streptomyces sp. NBC_00464 contains the following:
- a CDS encoding carboxyl transferase domain-containing protein, which translates into the protein MQQAPVLASAADPASEAWQANEAAHHALTDELRKRLATARLGGGEKARARHVARGKLLPRERVDTLLDPGSPFLELAPLAAEGLYGGAAPAAGVIAGIGRVSGRECVIVANDATVKGGTYYPMTVKKHLRAQEVALENRLPCLYLVDSGGAFLPMQDEVFPDREHFGRIFYNQARMSGAGIPQIAAVLGSCTAGGAYVPAMSDEAVIVRNQGTIFLGGPPLVKAATGEVVTAEELGGGEVHSRTSGVTDHLAEDDAHALRIVRNIVATLPDRGALPWSVQQVDEPKVDPAGLYGAVPVDSRTPYDVREVIARVVDGSRFAEFKAEYGTTLITGFAHIHGHPVGIVANNGILFSESAQKGAHFIELCDQRGIPLVFLQNISGFMVGRDYEAGGIAKHGAKMVTAVACTRVPKLTVVVGGSYGAGNYSMCGRAYSPRFLWMWPNAKISVMGGEQAASVLATVKRDQLGDDWSAEDEESFKAPIREQYETQGNAYYATARLWDDGVIDPMETRQVLGLALTACANAPLGDAGFGVFRM
- a CDS encoding SACE_7040 family transcriptional regulator gives rise to the protein MSTHAAARVAAPTRREQILKEAARLFAERGFHGVGVDEIGAAVGISGPGLYRHFPGKDAMLAELLVGISERLLAGGQQRVSEDASGDGSPEALLDALIEGHIDFALDDRPLITLHDRELDRLRDTDRKRVRRLQREYVEVWVTVVRDLYPDLPEHEARAAVHAVFGLLNSTPHLGRPGALPGRTDTAALLHRLARGAFAAAGAREEG
- a CDS encoding acyltransferase family protein encodes the protein MPTLAPSGPRTGGSAVPRPSSGGPGTTGSRRLPFRPDIEGLRAFAVLSVLAFHASVPGLAGGFIGVDVFFVISGYLITGLLVREAVTTGRIRLGEFFSRRARRLLPSAAVVLVAVAVAGAWLTVPLRRTDLENDVVAAALSVANWRFVQQRTDYLAAGQGESPLLHFWSLAVEEQFYLCWAPLLAALALLTARAARRGRALRPAAVAATAVLTLTTLALSLYWTGDSVSLAYLGTPSRVWQFGVGALLALLPWHLLRGPRALRLVCGWAGAAALVWCVLRYDSGTPYPGYAALVPTLATAAVILAGIPGRRPDGPARYGVGRLLGLRGPRAVGRLSYTLYLWHWPVLVLAEARFGTLDWPARTALTLASVLPALATMHWVERPLRHSRTLSELPRRGLSLGVAAVVIPVVLALVVGTTTLQLLGPSAPVDVKGLPPGAATGPSLLTRTRTPANDGPVVPSPVQARKSFPPDGACEVAPAVTSSPPCLFGAVDSPDRIVLLGDSHAGQWFSPVLSLAAKRGWALQELVKQGCPLPELSVVNPQLGRTYHECDTWRADSLARLAKGPKPRMIVISSLNRYTDDQRLLLRGWERTLKPLRALGVPIVHIEDTPVPGTDIPACVSGHLTDPETCAFDRDTARWPDPLAEKVAAGGLPGVRNVQVNAVLCPATGPTCPAVLDRILLYRDDAHLTDVAAVVLAPRLERLLMSTGAPAAHGWTELLREDFDGPAGSRPAASRWLYDRGTCYPGCPAPQWGTGEIETMTDSTDNVRLDGKGALEIVPTRRGGTWYSGRIESRRSDFAPPPGGVLRIEASIALPEVTGAKAGGYWPAFWTLGAGLRDGYTGWPAIGEIDVMESVNGRDAVFGTLHCGTADGGPCKEPMGLTSPRQKCSGCRGAFHSYAVELDTAPGAEELRWYLDGRVYHRVKASAMDAATWDRALKRGQFLILNVAMGGGLPSADGATAGPATEAGHPMRVARVTVSAREAAGS
- a CDS encoding ATP-binding protein; this encodes MTMFDTVLVANRGEIAVRVIRTLRELGVRSVAVFSDADADARHVREADTAVRIGPAPAAESYLSADRLLEAARRTGAQAVHPGYGFLAENAGFARACADAGLAFIGPPAAAISLMGDKIRAKETVSTAGVPVVPGSTGSELTDGQLADAAHEIGMPVLLKPSAGGGGKGMRLVRDAALLSDEIAAARREARASFGDDTLLVERWIDRPRHIEIQVLADGHGHVVHLGERECSLQRRHQKIIEEAPSVLLDEKTRAAMGEAAVQAARSCGYVGAGTVEFIVPGNDPASYYFMEMNTRLQVEHPVTELITGLDLVEWQLRVASGEQLPYAQQDITLTGHAVEARICAEDPARGFLPSGGAVLALHEPQGGGVRTDSGLAEGGEVGSLYDPMLSKVIAYGPDRATALRRLRAALADTVVLGVPTNAGFLRRLLGHPAVVAGELDTGLVEREVDGLVPDGVPEEVYAAAALLRQHSPGPARTDVWADPFSAGDGWRLGGTPARTVRHFRIPGHDPVQVGLRPCGAGVELTFGHVGEGARPPAPASGTCGPLGPLPGSAETARTLTVDGSRITLELAGVTHSFAYATSPEGHWLGRDGDTWHVRDHDPVEASLTGAARAGADTLAAPMPGTVTVVKVAVGDEVAAGQSLLVVEAMKMEHVISAPHAGTVTELDVTAGTTVAMDQVLAVVVPVAATGEEA